The Suricata suricatta isolate VVHF042 chromosome 4, meerkat_22Aug2017_6uvM2_HiC, whole genome shotgun sequence genome includes a region encoding these proteins:
- the C4H2orf49 gene encoding ashwin isoform X2, with protein MAGHVGGRCPDSELLLHPELLSQEFLLLTLEQKNIAVENDIRINKDTLTDLYVQHAIPLPQRDLPKNRWGKMMEKKREQQEMKSETKRSGPADGLRKRPLIVFDGSSTRTSIKVKKTENGDHDRLKPPPQNHDLTHRKSPLGPAKSPPLSPIGTTPVKLKRAAPKEEAEATNNLKPPEAKRKIQHVTWP; from the exons ATGGCGGGGCATGTGGGCGGTCGCTGCCCGGATTCGGAGCTGCTGCTGCACCCGGAGCTGCTGTCCCAGGAGTTCCTCCTCCTCACTCTGGAGCAG AAGAACATAGCTGTTGAAAATGacataagaataaacaaagaCACTCTTACTGATCTTTATGTTCAGCATGCAATTCCATTGCCTCAGAGGGATTTGCCGAAGAACAGATGGGGcaaaatgatggaaaagaaaagagagcaacaGGAGATGAAAAGTGAGACTAAAAG GAGCGGCCCCGCGGACGGGTTAAGGAAAAGACCCCTCATCGTGTTTGATGGAAGTTCAACAAGGACAAGCATCAAagtgaaaaagacagagaatggAGATCATGATCGACTCAAGCCTCCCCCTCAG AACCATGACTTAACGCATAGGAAAAGTCCTTTGGGTCCTGCAAAGTCCCCGCCTTTGTCCCCCATTGGAACTACTCCAGTGAAGTTAAAGCGAGCTGCTCCTAAAGAGGAAGCGGAGGCCACG
- the C4H2orf49 gene encoding ashwin isoform X1: MAGHVGGRCPDSELLLHPELLSQEFLLLTLEQKNIAVENDIRINKDTLTDLYVQHAIPLPQRDLPKNRWGKMMEKKREQQEMKSETKRSGPADGLRKRPLIVFDGSSTRTSIKVKKTENGDHDRLKPPPQASFTSNAFQKLSNSSSRVSPLILSSNLPVNNAMEHNNNDTKQNHDLTHRKSPLGPAKSPPLSPIGTTPVKLKRAAPKEEAEATNNLKPPEAKRKIQHVTWP; the protein is encoded by the exons ATGGCGGGGCATGTGGGCGGTCGCTGCCCGGATTCGGAGCTGCTGCTGCACCCGGAGCTGCTGTCCCAGGAGTTCCTCCTCCTCACTCTGGAGCAG AAGAACATAGCTGTTGAAAATGacataagaataaacaaagaCACTCTTACTGATCTTTATGTTCAGCATGCAATTCCATTGCCTCAGAGGGATTTGCCGAAGAACAGATGGGGcaaaatgatggaaaagaaaagagagcaacaGGAGATGAAAAGTGAGACTAAAAG GAGCGGCCCCGCGGACGGGTTAAGGAAAAGACCCCTCATCGTGTTTGATGGAAGTTCAACAAGGACAAGCATCAAagtgaaaaagacagagaatggAGATCATGATCGACTCAAGCCTCCCCCTCAGGCAAGCTTTACCAGTAATGCCTTTCAAAAATTATCAAATTCGTCTTCACGTGTTTCACCCCTAATTTTGTCTTCCAATCTGCCTGTGAACAATGCAATGGAACACAATAATAATGACACTAAACAGAACCATGACTTAACGCATAGGAAAAGTCCTTTGGGTCCTGCAAAGTCCCCGCCTTTGTCCCCCATTGGAACTACTCCAGTGAAGTTAAAGCGAGCTGCTCCTAAAGAGGAAGCGGAGGCCACG